From the Campylobacter sp. CNRCH_2014_0184h genome, one window contains:
- the nrfH gene encoding cytochrome c nitrite reductase small subunit, with protein sequence MKKANSKLFAVFLFLLVILAGVGMYTFHNAKGTSYFSDASESCNNCHIMNEVYNDYLKASHSKEVDGKPRATCNDCHLPHSFFEKWIAKAQSGLGHAYAFTFKLDSLPTHLSANAKSKEIVQNNCIECHKEIASNTINPTLDPHKDNSLSCVSCHQGVGHKRGF encoded by the coding sequence TTGAAAAAAGCAAACTCAAAACTTTTTGCTGTTTTCCTCTTCTTGCTTGTAATTTTAGCAGGAGTTGGAATGTATACTTTCCATAATGCTAAAGGCACTTCTTATTTTAGCGATGCTAGTGAAAGCTGTAATAATTGTCATATTATGAACGAAGTTTATAATGATTATTTAAAAGCTTCACACTCTAAAGAAGTTGATGGTAAACCAAGAGCAACCTGTAATGATTGTCATTTACCACATAGCTTTTTTGAAAAATGGATTGCTAAAGCTCAAAGTGGTTTAGGACATGCTTATGCATTTACTTTTAAACTTGATTCTTTACCTACACATTTAAGTGCAAATGCAAAAAGTAAAGAAATAGTCCAAAATAACTGCATAGAATGTCATAAAGAAATTGCGAGCAACACTATCAACCCTACTCTAGATCCACATAAAGATAATTCCTTAAGTTGTGTATCTTGTCACCAAGGTGTTGGTCATAAGAGAGGATTTTAA
- a CDS encoding RNA degradosome polyphosphate kinase: protein MQIQPSMYINRELSWLAFNSRVLDQCSKDLPLLEKLKFIAIYCTNLDEFYMIRVAGLKQLFIAGISTASNDEMTPLAQLKAIRNYLHEEKYVVEQYFTKITQDLEKENLFIRLYEELDEDLKQQCNEHFFSNIFPVIVPIAVDATHPFPHLNNLSFSLAVKLCDPMHPELLKFGMIRIPRVLPRFYQVSSNIYVPIESIVRHHTEHIFPGYKLLSSAAFRVTRNADMEIEEEEADDFMLILEQGLKLRRKGAFIRLQIEKGADEQLIEFLSSHMNIFHKDIYEYSILLNLPSLWQIISNKEFTHLLNPVYTPKILPPFGDNVSIFSAIDKQDILAIQPYESFEPVYQFIKEASKDPKVVSIRMTLYRVEKNSNIVQALIDAASDGKQVTVMVELKARFDEENNLHWAKSLENAGAHVVYGITGFKVHAKVAQVIRKEGDKLKIYNHLSTGNYNASSAKIYTDVSYFTSKEEYSQDTTTFFHILSGYSKSRRLKTLSMSPKQIKERILDMIATEASHGKDGVIIAKMNALVDGDVIKALYEASNKGVKIDLIVRGICCLRPGVKGYSENIKVRSIVGKYLEHARILYFKHTEPNYFISSADWMPRNLERRLELMTPIFDEHSRAKLAQILKLQLSDNDLAYELNSEGRYRKITLNEAEKINNSQQILEEYISRIFNTLKKDTDHSRAAHLATKLFRDS from the coding sequence ATGCAAATTCAACCATCAATGTATATTAATAGAGAACTTTCTTGGCTTGCATTTAATTCCCGTGTTTTAGATCAATGTTCTAAAGATCTTCCTTTGCTTGAAAAACTTAAATTTATTGCTATATATTGTACAAATTTAGATGAGTTTTATATGATAAGGGTAGCTGGATTAAAACAGCTTTTTATAGCAGGAATAAGCACAGCAAGTAATGATGAAATGACCCCACTTGCACAGCTTAAAGCTATTAGAAATTATTTACATGAAGAAAAATATGTAGTAGAGCAGTATTTTACTAAAATAACTCAAGATTTAGAAAAAGAAAATTTATTTATTCGTTTATATGAAGAACTTGACGAGGATTTAAAACAACAATGTAATGAGCATTTTTTTTCTAATATTTTTCCTGTGATAGTGCCTATTGCGGTTGATGCAACTCATCCTTTTCCGCATTTAAATAATCTTTCGTTTTCTTTAGCGGTAAAGCTTTGTGATCCTATGCATCCTGAACTTTTAAAATTTGGTATGATACGTATACCTAGGGTTTTACCAAGATTTTATCAAGTAAGTTCGAATATTTATGTGCCTATAGAAAGTATAGTGCGTCATCATACGGAGCATATTTTTCCTGGCTATAAGCTTTTATCTTCTGCTGCTTTTAGGGTAACTAGAAACGCAGATATGGAGATAGAAGAAGAAGAAGCTGATGATTTTATGTTGATTTTGGAGCAGGGTTTAAAGCTTCGTAGAAAAGGTGCTTTTATACGCTTGCAAATAGAAAAAGGCGCAGATGAGCAGTTGATTGAATTTTTAAGTTCTCATATGAATATTTTTCATAAAGACATTTATGAATACAGCATACTTTTAAATCTGCCATCACTGTGGCAAATCATTTCTAATAAAGAATTTACACACTTACTAAACCCTGTGTATACACCAAAGATTTTACCACCTTTTGGAGATAATGTATCTATTTTTAGTGCAATTGATAAACAAGATATATTGGCTATACAGCCTTATGAGAGTTTTGAGCCTGTATATCAATTTATCAAAGAAGCAAGTAAAGATCCTAAGGTTGTTTCTATAAGAATGACTCTTTATAGGGTAGAAAAAAATTCAAACATAGTCCAAGCTTTAATTGATGCAGCCAGTGATGGTAAGCAAGTTACAGTAATGGTGGAATTAAAAGCACGCTTTGATGAAGAAAATAATTTGCACTGGGCAAAATCATTAGAAAATGCAGGAGCTCATGTGGTGTATGGAATCACTGGTTTTAAAGTGCATGCAAAAGTAGCTCAAGTGATTAGAAAAGAAGGGGATAAATTAAAAATTTATAATCATTTAAGTACAGGCAATTATAATGCAAGTTCAGCTAAAATTTATACTGATGTGAGTTATTTTACTTCTAAAGAAGAATACTCTCAAGATACCACAACCTTTTTTCATATACTTTCAGGATATAGCAAAAGCCGTCGATTAAAGACTTTATCAATGAGTCCAAAGCAAATCAAAGAACGAATTTTAGATATGATAGCTACAGAAGCAAGTCATGGAAAAGATGGGGTAATCATAGCCAAAATGAATGCTTTAGTAGATGGTGATGTGATTAAAGCTTTATATGAGGCTTCAAATAAGGGTGTTAAAATAGATCTTATTGTGCGTGGAATTTGTTGTTTAAGACCTGGAGTAAAAGGGTATAGTGAAAATATAAAAGTTAGAAGTATAGTTGGAAAATATTTAGAACATGCCAGAATTTTATATTTTAAACACACTGAGCCAAATTATTTTATTTCAAGTGCTGATTGGATGCCAAGAAATTTAGAAAGAAGACTGGAATTAATGACTCCTATTTTTGATGAGCATTCGCGTGCAAAATTAGCCCAAATTTTAAAACTACAATTAAGTGATAATGATTTAGCTTATGAGTTAAACAGTGAAGGAAGATATCGTAAGATTACTTTAAATGAAGCAGAAAAAATTAATAATTCTCAACAAATTTTAGAAGAATATATTAGTAGAATTTTTAATACCTTGAAAAAAGATACTGATCATAGTAGAGCAGCACATTTAGCAACGAAGCTTTTTAGGGATAGCTAA